One genomic window of Arachis hypogaea cultivar Tifrunner chromosome 8, arahy.Tifrunner.gnm2.J5K5, whole genome shotgun sequence includes the following:
- the LOC140174852 gene encoding uncharacterized protein, producing the protein MDSMEFINNHGMQRSNSNSSSDISSMSRRSRLLTCFKPTATLDDDDMLLSPGGETRRRKSKWQALRKAIKETSLVRTLSNKRKERKERKLRSNSSSSSMSSMSSLSNMSSNDNSSSISSISTSSSSSPSLNSFSPIQDNNNSKVLTPTLTIKNMRLHNLRTTSLPSNPSNNSSPLLTTSASISSTSSFSSRLGSIFSPHHHTTSPKSPFSPQSVSNRTPFSPQNHPRTPKQGQIYINYKREGCSYDAYTATYMLLVSLLFLVMWGKTLAIFYTSIWFYVVRPARRRPEINNCQYGRNKSGDYNQLIGLMQYRRKMLKQGSLIQRSDTNLLSMSSSCSMPTHLSSTFNSMRRNSFSGKISC; encoded by the exons ATGGACTCCATGGAATTCATAAATAATCATGGCATGCAAAGGAGCAATAGCAATAGCAGCAGCGACATAAGCAGTATGAGCAGAAGGAGCAGGTTGCTAACGTGTTTCAAGCCCACTGCCACCCTCGACGACGACGACATGCTGCTGTCTCCCGGAGGAGAGACTCGCCGGAGAAAGAGCAAGTGGCAGGCCCTCAGAAAGGCCATTAAAGAGACATCAttg GTTAGAACACtttctaacaaaagaaaagaaaggaaggaaagaaaattaagatcaaatagcagcagcagcagcatgaGCAGCATGAGCAGCCTGAGCAACATGAGCAGCAACGATAACAGCAGCAGCATTAGCAGCATTAGCACTAGCAGCAGCTCCAGCCCCAGCCTGAACTCCTTTAGCCCCATCCAAGATAACAATAACAGCAAAGTCTTAACCCCAACACTCACAATAAAAAACATGCGTTTGCATAATCTCCGAACCACCTCATTACCATCAAATCCTTCCAACAATTCCTCCCCTCTATTAACCACCTCGGCTTCTATAAGCTCAACAAGTTCATTTTCCTCTCGTCTTGGTTCAATATTTTCCCCTCATCATCATACAACCTCACCCAAATCACCCTTCTCGCCACAAAGTGTTTCCAATAGGACCCCCTTTTCGCCACAAAATCATCCTAGGACCCCAAAACAGGGCCAAATTTACATCAATTATAAGAGGGAAGGTTGCTCCTATGATGCTTACACAGCTACATACATGCTTTTGGTCAGTCTTTTGTTCTTGGTCATGTGGGGTAAAACCTTGGCTATATTTTACACTTCAATTTGGTTCTATGTGGTGCGTCCTGCAAGAAGAAGGCCAGAAATTAATAATTGTCAATATGGGCGTAATAAGAGTGGAGATTACAACCAGTTAATTGGGTTAATGCAATATAGGAGGAAGATGCTTAAGCAAGGGTCCCTTATTCAAAGGAGTGATACTAATTTGTTGTCTATGTCATCTTCTTGTTCTATGCCTACCCATTTGTCTTCAACTTTTAACTCCATGCGAAGAAATTCTTTCAGTGGAAAAATCAGTTGTTGA